In the genome of bacterium, the window TTGAAGGTTTGATTATTAAGGAAAACAGCCGAATATATTCAAACTGGCAGGCTGAAGACAGTTTGGAAAATTTCCTGAAAAAAGAAAAGACTGTTGCAATAAGCGAGATTGACACAAGAACACTTGCCGTTCATATCCGCGATAAAGGGGAGATGTTGGGTATAATTTCCACAAAAGAAACAGACGAAAAGAAATTGCTACAGAAGTTACAAAAAGCCGCAAAGAATATAAAGAAAGATTTTATAAAAGAATTTTCCGTAAAAGAAGTCACAAAACTAAAACCCAAATCTTCCGGTTCCAAAATAGCGATATTGGACTTGGGAATTACTAACGGATTTATTAAACAATTAAAAACTCTGGGATGTAATATAACTTTATTACCATACGATACAGATGCGGGTAAAATATTGAAATCGGGATTTGATGCTGTAGTTATTTCCAATGGTCCTGAAGATGACGAAGCAATCCCTATAATCACACAAACTACGAAAAAACTGCTCGGTAAAATTCCTGTTTTAGGAATATCCACGGGACATGAAATCATCGCTCTTGCGCTAGGTGGGAAACTGAAAAAAATGGCAATGGGACACCGTGGCGCGAATTATCCCGTTAAATCGCCTGAT includes:
- the carA gene encoding glutamine-hydrolyzing carbamoyl-phosphate synthase small subunit, yielding MNAKLVLEDGSCFEGISIGASGEKIGEVILNTAIVGYQEMMTDPSNAGKILVLTYPLIGNYGVAEKFNESKKCRLEGLIIKENSRIYSNWQAEDSLENFLKKEKTVAISEIDTRTLAVHIRDKGEMLGIISTKETDEKKLLQKLQKAAKNIKKDFIKEFSVKEVTKLKPKSSGSKIAILDLGITNGFIKQLKTLGCNITLLPYDTDAGKILKSGFDAVVISNGPEDDEAIPIITQTTKKLLGKIPVLGISTGHEIIALALGGKLKKMAMGHRGANYPVKSPDSFKGEITIQNHSFIVDEDSIKNRKDTRPVRNSFLNGVNITLRNVNDNSIEEMESKSLKFISTQYYPLSPGFDEVNPAFLRILKMAGTEDRKQ